From a single Miscanthus floridulus cultivar M001 chromosome 8, ASM1932011v1, whole genome shotgun sequence genomic region:
- the LOC136478086 gene encoding uncharacterized protein — protein sequence MVKRLRRMGDASSAPPPKAAAPGSTKPDKFKKRGVKTAGISEASASAQTPAPKPVKTSPAAAATAETADDRVAQSKTENRKLSRKETMKGREEKKVEGASDGVAQSKTEGEAEERTTSRKEMMKGREEERVKREEKRRKTTGKEKEEEESGSGFIFMCSARTKPECYQNGVFGLPRGKMDVVDKIRPGAKLFLYDFDLKLMYGVYKADTRGGLDLVRHAFDGKFPAQVKFSIDMDCLPIPESSFKNAIKENYTSKGRFSQELNSKQVQRLLAMFKPIGLSQPAPQHIEEVRRSRIVEDIRKPSDYEERRRLQHIDERGAPINVHAHPLEDQYKITRSLHPPLLDEPRRGVVLDPYHMQEPQHVPLNYYHQVATRSPYHQPHMDIMHERTAAEATVRDPLLVRDHRALPGELAARSERVDELYRSYKLSTRAMDFNPGASYQTTYEHPTSVYGEGIQRPVLTRVNGPSLPVSTRYSFAGPPGY from the exons ATGGTGAAGAGGCTCAGGCGCATGGGCGACGcctcctccgcgccgccgccCAAGGCCGCCGCCCCTGGGTCGACCAAGCCCGACAAGTTTAAGAAGAGGGGGGTCAAAACCGCGGGCATCTCTGAGGCGTCTGCTTCGGCGCAGACACCCGCCCCGAAACCAGTCAAGACTAGTCcggcggccgccgccaccgcagaGACTGCAGATGACCGGGTCGCGCAGAGCAAAACGGAGAATAGGAAGTTGAGTAGGAAGGAGACGATGAAGGGGAGAGAGGAGAAGAAGGTAGAGGGGGCCAGTGACGGGGTCGCCCAGAGCAAGACGGAGGGGGAGGCAGAAGAGAGGACGACGAGTAGGAAGGAGATGATGAAGGGGAGGGAAGAGGAGCGTGTGAAGAGGgaagagaagagaaggaagacgacggggaaggaaaaggaggaggaagaaagtGGCTCGGGATTCATATTCATGTGCAGTGCGAGGACGAAGCCAGAGTGCTACCAGAACGGCGTGTTTGGCCTGCCCAGGGGGAAGATGGATGTGGTGGATAAGATCCGGCCAGGGGCGAAGCTGTTCTTGTATGATTTTGACCTCAAGCTAATGTATGGGGTGTACAAGGCAGATACAAGGGGAGGATTGGATCTTGTGCGACATGCCTTTGATGGGAAATTCCCTGCACAG GTTAAATTTAGCATTGACATGGATTGTCTTCCTATTCCTGAGAGCAGTTTCAAGAATGCCATTAAGGAGAACTACACCTCAAAAGGCAGGTTCAGCCAAGAGCTcaactctaaacaa GTTCAAAGACTATTGGCAATGTTCAAGCCTATTGGCCTTTCTCAGCCAGCTCCACAACATATCGAGGAAGTGCGACGATCACGTATCGTTGAAGATATTCGAAAACCAAGTGATTATGAAGAAAGAAGACGATTGCAACATATTGACGAAAGGGGTGCACCTATTAATGTCCATGCACATCCTCTTGAAGATCAGTACAAGATCACACGATCATTACATCCTCCACTTCTTGACGAGCCTCGACGTGGTGTGGTGCTAGATCCTTATCACATGCAAGAGCCTCAACATGTTCCTCTTAATTACTATCACCAAGTGGCTACTAGGTCTCCATACCATCAACCTCATATGGATATTATGCATGAAAG AACTGCAGCTGAGGCAACTGTTAGGGATCCACTTCTGGTAAGAGATCACCGAGCACTGCCAGGAGAGCTTGCTGCACGGTCTGAACGCGTGGATGAGCTGTACCGTTCCTACAAACTCTCTACACGCGCAATGGACTTCAATCCGGGAGCATCCTACCAGACAACTTATGAGCACCCGACTAGTGTTTATGGTGAAGGCATTCAGCGGCCAGTTTTGACAAGGGTCAATGGCCCAAGTTTGCCTGTGTCCACCCGATATTCCTTTGCTGGCCCACCCGGATATTGA